CACGATGGTCGAGATGACCATCACCACGATCGCCCAGCCGCCGGCCGCCACGGGCCGCGGCGTAATCAGGCCGCGGATCGCTTCCTGGCCGATCAGGGCTGCGGAGGCGAAAACCAGGCCCGCCTGCAAGAGGCTGGCGAAGGCCTCGGCCTTGCCATGTCCAAAGCGATGTTCTGCGTCCGGCGGACTAGCGGCGTATCGCACGGCGTAAAACGTGGCGCACGAGGCCAGGAGATCGAGGCCGGAATCGGTCAACGAGGCCAGCAGCGCCAACGAGCCCGACGCCGCCCAGGCGCCCGCCTTGATCGCCACCAGCAGACACGCGGCGGACATCGACAAGAGTGTGACCCGACGCGACAGGGCGCGGGCCTCTGTTGGGGAAAGAGACGACGGGGAAGATGGGGCGGCGGTCTTGGCCATCCGCAAAGTCTAGCCGTGATCGGCCATCCCGCCAGCCCCGCAAAAAATCGACTAGGCGGCGATCCGCGGCGCCGGGCCGACGTAGGTCGACAGCGGTCGGATCAGCCGACCGGTGGCCTGCTGCTCGCGGGCATGGGCGATGTAGCCGGCCATCCGGCCGACGCCGAAGACGCAGGTGAAAGCCGCCGGCGGCAGGCCCAGGGCCTCCAACAGCAGGGCCGTGTAGAATTCAACATTGGTGTCGAGCGGCCGGTTGGGCTTTTTCTCCTTGAGCACCGCCAGCGCCGCGGCCTCGACGGCCTCGGCGAACGCCAGCCGTCCCGGCGCCATGCCGCCCTGGCTGGCCAGGTTGCGCACAGCGGCCTTCAGGGCGTCGGCGCGGGGATCGCGCACGCGGTAAATGCGGTGGCCGAAGCCCATCAGGCGGTCGCCGCGGTCAATGGCGGCCTCCAGCCAGGCGCGGGCGTTGGCGGGCTCGCCGATGTCGTCCAGCATCTCGATCACAGGCCCCGGCGCGCCGCCGTGCAGCGGCCCCTTCAGCGCTGACAGCCCGCCTAGGCCGCAGGAGACCAGGCCCGCGCGCGTCGCGGCGATCACCCGTGCGGTGAAGGTCGAGGCGTTCAGTCCATGGTCGCTGACGGTGACCAGATAGGTGTCCAGCGCCGCGGCCTCGGCGGCGCTGGGCTTGCGACCGTGCAGCATCGCCAGGAGGTCGGCGGCGTGGCCGAGGCCGGGCGTCGGGGCCAGGGGGGCCTTGCCGGCCTGGGCGCGCAACACCGCCGGCAGGAACACCGCCGGCCCCGCCAACAGGCGCAACGCCGTCGCCAGATCGTCGCCGTCGGCCAGTCGCGCGACCAGGGCGCGCACCGCGTCGAAAGGGCTCAGCGCCAGGAGGGCCTCGTCCAGCGGCGGCATGACCTTGAAGACCTCGGCGCGGGTCGCGGCGAGGGACGCCGTCAGGTCCGCCGGGAGATCGTCGAAGAAACCGTCAAACAGCAGGTTCGCCAGGTCCTCAAACCGCGCACGGCCCGCGAGCTCGTCCAGGGACCGGCCACGGATCACCAGGCGGCCAGCCTGGCCATCGACGTCGGAAAGGATGGTTTGGGCGACGACGATGTCTTCGAGACCATCGGAGATGTGGGGCATGGCGGGGGCCTTTCGTGGATCGTTTCGCCGTCGTCGTCGTCTCGATTGCGATCGTCAATCTTGATCAATATAATCAATATATGGACGGCGAGTGGATCGACGCGGCGGGCGCCTGCGAACGGTTGGGGATCAGGCCGCAGACCCTCTACGCCTACGTCAGCCGCGGCCGCCTCGCCGCTCGCGCAGATCCGATCGATCCGCGTCGAAGCCTCTATCGCGTCGGCGATCTTGAGGCGCTCAGCGCGCGCAGGTCGCGCAGCCGCAAGGTCAGTGAGGTGGCGGCCGGCGCGATCGCCTGGGGCGAGCCGGTCCTTGAATCGCAGATCACCGCCGTGATCCGCGGCCGGCTCTACTATCGGGGCCGTGACGCCATTCGTTTGGCTGAGACGGAGACCCTGGAGTCGGTCGCGCGCCTTCTGCGCGGCGGCGATGGCGTCGCCCTTAAACGTGATGACCGTCCCCGGCCGCCGACGGGGGACGCCTTGCGAGGCCGGCTGTTCGCCGCGCTCGCTGCGCGCGCCGCTGGCGATCCGCCGGCCTTGGGCCGCTCGCCGCATGTCCTGGCCGTGGAAGCCGCGACCCTCCTCGATGTCGTCGCCGACGCGGTCTGCGGCCAAGTCGCCAGCGGCGCTATCCATATCCGCCTCGCCATGGCCTGGGGGCAGGGGCCGGGCGGGGCGGGCGCGGACCTGATCCGCCGGGCGCTGGTGCTGATCGCCGACCATGAGTTGAACGCCTCCGCCTTCGCCGCGCGGGTGGCGGCGGCGACCGGCGCTTCGCTGGCGGCCTCGGCCCTTTCCGGCCTGGGGGCGCTCTCCGGGCCGCGGCACGGCACGGCGGCCGACGCCGTGGGTCTGTTCTGGGATGAGGCCGAACGCCTGGGCCCGCCGGCCGCCGTCGCCAACCGCCTGGCGGAGGGCCGGACGATCCCCGGCTTCGGGCATACGCTCTACCCGCACCGCGACCCGCGCGCAGACGCCCTGCTGGACCGGCTCCCACCAGCCCAGCGCGGCCAGGCGCTTGAGGCGGCGGTCGCCCGGCTAGCCGGGCTCGCCCCGAACGTCGATTTCGCCCTGGCCGCCATCGGCCGCGCCCTGCGCCTGCCCACCGATGCGATCTTCGGCCTCTTCGCCGTCGCCCGCACCGCCGGCTGGATCGCCCACGCGATCGAACAGGGCCAAGGCGACACCTTGATCCGCCCCCGCGCCCGCTACGTTGGCCCAACCCCTGAGGTTTGACGCCGAAGAATGGGGCCATCTGCGTCCATCATCTTTTCACCTTCCGGGCGCAGTGGAGGGTCTGCGCCACAAGGAGGCCTCCGTGCCGGACTGGATCTACGCCCTCATCCTGGGCGTCGTCGAAGGACTGACAGAGTTCATCCCGGTCTCATCGACCGGTCACCTCCTGCTGGCTAAGCAGGCGCTGGGCCTGCCCGGCGGCTTCTGGGACACCTTTTGCGTGCTGATCCAGCTGGGCGCGATCCTGGCGGTGGCGGCGCTCTACTTCACCCGCCTCTGGGCCGTGGCGACCGGCCTGGGCTCCAGCCCCGCGGCGCGGCGCTTCACCTTCAGCGTGCTGGCGGCGTTCCTGCCTGCCGCCGTTCTGGGCCTGGCGTTGCACGACGTGATCAAGGCGGTGCTGTTCGAGAGCCCGATCGTGATCTGCATCTCCCTGATCGTCGGCGGCGTCATCCTGATCGGCATCGACCGGTTCGCCCCGGCCCCCAAGCAGACCGAGGCCATGGACCTGCCCTGGAAGACCGCCTTCGGCATCGGTCTCTTCCAGTGCCTGGCGATGATCCCCGGCGTCTCGCGCTCCGGCGCGACCATCGTCGGCTCCATGCTGCTGGGCGTCGAGAAGCGCGCCGCGGCGGAGTTCTCGTTCTTCCTGGCGATCCCCACCATGGCCGGCGCCTTCGCCGTCGACGCCTGGCGGAGCCGCGACCAGATCGACCTGGACCACGCCTGGATCATCGCTGTCGGCTTCGTGGTGTCCTTCGCCGTGGCGCTGGTGGTCATCAAGGCCATGCTCGCCTTCGTCAGCCGCCGCGGCTACGCGCCCTTCGGCTGGTGGCGCATCCTCGTCGGCGCCGCCGGCTTGGCGATCCTCAGCCTGCGCTGAGACCGAACCTCTCATCGACGACCAAATCCGTGCCCCTTCTCCCTTGAGAGAGAAGGACTTTGGAGATCAACCCGTGCGCGGCTCCGCCTAGAGCGCGGCCATCTCGCGGTCTTCCTGGTCGGCGTACTGGCCGCCCTTGCGGTACCGGTAGAGGTACGTCGGCAGGACCGCCTGCAGGGTCGCCGCCGTGATCCCCAGTTCCGGCAGGCCGGGATAGGCGCCGCTCACCACATTGTCGGTCCGCAGCAGTTCGACCTGGTCAGAGGTGAGCGGCGGGGCGATGACGCTGGCCACCATATCGCCGACCGCGCCGATCACCTTGGCCGCGGCGAAGGGCAGGGGCAGGAGCAGCCGGCGCCGATCGGTCTCGGCCAGCATCAGCTCCAGCAGTTCCTTGAAGGTCAGGGTCTGGCGGCCGCCCAGCTCATAGACGCCGCGCGCCGCTGAATCGCCGGCGAGCGCCGTGATCGCCTGGGCCACGTCGCCGACAAACACCGGCTGGAACCTGGTGTGGCCGCCGCCCACCAGCGGCAGGACCGGGCTGATCGCGGCCATGGCGGCGAACTTGTTGAAGAACTTGTCGTCGACGCCGAACACGACCGAGGGCCGTACGATCACGGCGTCGGGGTAGACGGCCAGCACCGCAGCTTCGCCCGCGGCCTTGCTCCGCGCATAGTGCGAGGGTGATTGGGCGTCCGCGCCAAGGGCCGACATCTGGATCAGCTTCTCGACGCCCATGGCCTTGGCGACCTCGGCGATCGTGTGCGTCCCGTCGGTGTGAACGTCGTCGAATGTCTGCCGGCCGGCTTCATAGAGGACGCCGACCAGGTTGATGGCGATGCTCGCCCCTTCCAGTGCGCGGCGCACCGAAGCTTCGTTGCGGATGTTGGCCTGCACAACGTCGATCTGGCCGACGTCGCCGCGCAGTCGCATGGCGTAGGCGAGGTTCGGCTGGCGCACGGCCACGCGGATGCGGAAGCCGGCCTTGGCCAGTCCGCGAACCACCTGCGCGCCGATGAAGCCGGAGCCGCCGAAGACCGTGACGAGGTTCTGCATCTGCCGAAGGGCCCCAACTTGGAGGGAAGTTCTGGAGGGAGAGACGTGCCGGCCCTGCCGATAGACGATGCCGCCGGACGCCGCAACGCTCCGTGGTCGTTGTGCGCAAAGCATCCCATTGACCGACCGATCTGCGCGCACTAGAGACAGCGCCTCGCGCGATCCGACGGGTCGGGCCCAGGTGGCGGAATTGGTAGACGCGCTGGCTTCAGGTGCCAGTGGCTTAACGGCCGTGAAGGTTCGAGTCCTTTCCTGGGCACCACCCGTCGGCGCGCGATTCTCCGCATATCCGATGGCCGACCACAGGCGCGCAAGCGCGGGCCTTACCGCGCCTCGCCATCCGCCTTATATCGGGCGCGACAAAGCCGGAGCCTGAGCCCTCGATGACCGCCTTCCTGCATAAGGGCGACCTGCCGGCCGACGCGCTCGTCGGCGCGACCGCCGTCGCCATCGATTCCGAGACCATGGGCTTGAGGCTCGGCCGCGATCCGTTGTGCGTCGTGCAACTCTCCGCCGGCGACGGCGACGCCCACATCGTCCAGTTGGACCGGTCGACCTATGACGCGCCGAACCTCAAGCGCCTGCTGACCGATCCGAACGTGACCAAGCTGTTCCATTTCGGCCGCTTCGACATCGCCATGTTCTATCTGCATCTCGGCGTCGTCACCGCGCCGGTCTACTGCACCAAGATCGCGTCCAAGCTAGCGCGCACCTACACCGACCGCCATGGCCTCAAGGACGTGACCCGCGAGTTGGTCGGGACCGACCTGTCGAAGGCTCAGCAAAGCTCCGACTGGGGCGCTGAAAAGCTCTCCGACGATCAGGTCGCCTACGCCGCCTCCGACGTCCTGCACCTGCACGCCCTGCGCACCCGGCTCGACGCCATGCTGGTGCGCGAAGATCGGATGGAGATGGCCAAGGCCTGTTTCGACTTCCTGCCGCACCGGGCGATCCTCGACGTGCGCGGATGGGAAGACATCGACATCTTCGCCCATAGCTGAGCCTGAATGACGGCGCCCGCCTTTTCGACAGACCACGCGCGGCGGCGAAGCGACATCGTCCGCTGGCGCCGGCGTTCGCGGACGATCCGGCTGCTGCGCCTGGTCCTGCCGGCGGCGATCGGCGGCGTCTTCCTCAGCCTGGGCGGCATGGTCGGCTATAACGCGGTCGTCAGCCGCGCCGCGGAACCCGAGGAGGGCGCCGCGCCGATCCGCCTGGTCAATCCGCGCTTCGCCGGCCGCGACGACAAGGGCCGCGCCTTCATCCTCACCGCAGCCAGCGCCGTGCGCGACAAGGACGACTACCAGCGCGTGCTGCTGGAAGGTCCGGCCCTGGTGCTGGACGAGACCGGCCCCGACGCCCTGCGCCTGGGCAGCGCCACCGGCGTCTATCACGAGGGCGATCGCAAGCTGGAGCTGAACGGCGGCGTGCGCATCGCCGGCGCCCGGGCGGCCTTCGCCACGGCGGCCTCGCTGTTCGACACGAAGACCGGCGAACTGGTCGGTTCAGGCCCCATTCACGGCCAGGGGTCCCTTGGAGAAATCAGTGCGAAGTCCTATGGCGTGTATGGCAAAGGCGACCGCATCATTTTCAAGGGCGGGGTGCATACCCGCATGGAACAGCAATAGGCGGCCTGACGGCATGAAGACGCTTCTAAACCTCGCGGCGCTGACCCTGTTCGCGGCCGCCGCTCCAGGGCTGGCGATGGCGCAGATCGCGCCCAGCTCCAACGCGCCGGTCGACATCACGGCCGACGAGCTCGAGGTGGTGAACGGCGACTGCTCGGCCATCTGGCGCGGCAACGCCGAGGCCCTGCAGGATACGTCGCGCCTGCGCGCCGACGTGCTGCGCATCTACAACAAGAAGGGCCCGGCCAAGGCCGGCGGCCAGGCCAGCTGCGGCGCCATGGACCGCATGGAAGCCGAGGGTTCGGTCTACTACGTCAGCCCCCAGCAGCGGGTCCGCAGCAACGCCGCCACCTACCAGGCGGCGAGCGAGACCATCACCATGACCGGCGACGTGGTCGCGGCCCAGGGCCAGAACGTGCTCCGCGGGTCGCGGATGACCATCAACACCGAGACCGGCAAGGGCGTCATGCAGTCCGACGTGAAGGGCCGCAACAAGCCCGGTCGGGTCCGCGGCGTCTTCTATTTCAAGGATCAGTCGCAGCAGACGAAGCCCGCGGCGCAGTAGAACGGATCACCCCGTGCCTTCCGACGTGAGTTCGCAACACCTGGACGCCGCCCATCCCGACGCCGCCGCGCACAGCGCCACGGCGCCCGACCTGTCGGGCGAGGGCCTGGTCGTCGACAATATCGGCAAGTCGTTCCGCGGCCGCCCCGTGGTGCGCGGCGTGTCGCTCAGCCTGAAGCGCGGCGAGGTGGCGGGCCTGCTCGGCGCCAACGGCGCCGGCAAGACGACCTGCTTCTACATGATCACCGGCCTGATCGCCGCCGACTACGGTTCGATCCGCCTGGACGGCGAGGACATCACCAACCAGCCCATGTACCAGCGCGCCCGCATGGGCCTGGGCTACCTGCCGCAGGAGACCTCGATCTTCCGCGGCATGACCGTCGAGCAGAACGTCATGGCCGTGGTCGAGCTGCGCCAGCGCGATCCGGCCAAGGCGCGGGCCACCGTCACCGCCCTGCTCGAGGAGCTGCACATCGAGCGCCTGCGCCACTCGCCAGCCGTCGCCCTGTCCGGCGGCGAGCGCCGCCGCGTCGAGATCGCCCGGGCGCTGGCGTCCGAGCCCTCCTTCATGCTGCTGGACGAGCCCTTCGCCGGCATCGATCCGCTCGCCATCGCCGACATCCGCGACGTCATCAGCTACCTGAAGAAGCGCGGCATCGGCATCCTGATCACCGACCACAATGTCCGCGAGACCCTGGACATCATCGACCGCGCCTCGATCATCCACGAGGGCCAGCTGCTGCGCGAAGGCACCCCCGCCGAGATCGTCGACGACCCGGAAGTGCGGCGCGTCTATCTGGGCGACCGCTACAGCTGAGCCTCCGGCGCAACAACGCGCGGACTTTTGCGTAATGCCTCTGGTCTCGCCGTCGCGGCGGGCCCAATTGAGGCGCACATGTCGCAGGTCACCCAGGATAAGCCCGAGACGGCGCAGGACGACGATCGACCTGGCGCGCCCGGCGACGAAACCAGCCTGCCGCTGTCGCAACTGCTGGTCGATATCCTCGAAGGCTCCGACGAGCGCGTCACCGTCGACCAGCTGATGCACATGTTCGGCGGCCGCGCGCTGGGCGGCATGCTGCTGATCTTCGGCCTGTTCTGCGCCCTGCCGCTGCCGCCGGGCGCCACCACCATCCTGGGCGCGCCGCTCCTGCTGCTCGCCCCGCAGATGATGATCGGCAAGGCCGCGCCGTGGCTGCCCCGGCGGGTCCGCACCCACTCCATCGCCACCGCCGACCTGCGCCGCGCCCTGCCGCGGGCGCTGCCGTGGCTGCGGCGGCTGGAGGCGATCTCCAGGCCCCGCCTGCGGTTCCTTTTCGCCCCCTTCGGCCAGCGGCTGATCGGGATGATCTGCACCCTGCTGGCCATCGTCATCATCCTGCCGATCCCGCTCGGCAACCTGGTCCCGGCCCTCGCGGTGACGATCCTGTCGCTGGCGGTGGTCCAGCGCGACGGCCTGCTGGCCATCGCCGGCTATGGCGCGGTGGGCGCCAGCATGGGCCTTTTGATCTTCGCCTTCCGCCTGATCAGCCAGGCCGTCAGCCACGTGCTCACGAACTTCGCAGGCGCTTGACACCAAGTCGCTGAAGGCGCGTTCTTTCTGTCATGCAAGTCCAAGTCACCGGCAAGCATGTCGACGTCGGAGAGGCCCTGCGTTTGCGGGTCTCGGACGAAATCTCCACAAGCATCGGCAAGTACTTCGATCGCGACGGCCATGGCGCCGACGTGGTCGTCAGTCGCGAAGGCCACGCCTTCAAGGTCGATTGCGCCGTAACGCTCGCCTCCGGGCAGCAACTCGAGGCCCACGGCCTCGGCGGGGACGCCCACCTCGCCTTTGACGCAGCGCTGGGCAAGCTGCAGAAACGGATCCAGCGGTATAAAAACCGCCTGAAGGACCACCACGGCCAGGCGCTCGCCAAACAGGCCGAGACCGCGGCCTATTTCGTCATCCAGGCCCCCAGCGACGACGACGTCGATGAGGATTTCGACGACGCCGAAGGCGTGGATCTCGGCGACGAGCCGGTCGTGATCGCCGAAACCGAGAAGCAGGTCCGCAACATGACCGTCTCCATGGCGGTCATGGAACTGGACCTGACCGAATCTCAGACAATCGTGTTCCGCAACGCTGCGCACGGCGGATTATCGGTGGTATATCGCCGCCCCGATGGAAACATCGGGTGGATCGATCCGGAGCGGACTCGGTCGGCAAACGACGCGGCGGCGTGACGGAACCGGCCTTGCCGTAGTCCGTTCAGGCAACCGTCATATCGGGGGGCTACTAAGGCCTCCCGGAGCACGGACTGTTGAGTTGATGGACATCGGCGAACTGCTGGATCGCAACGCGATCGCCCTGCGCGTGAGCGCGGAAAACAAGCGCCAGGCCCTGGCGGTGGTCGCCGAGATCGCCGCCCGCAGCCTGGGCGTCGACGCCTCTGAAATCCTCGACGCGCTCAGCGAGCGCGAACAGGCCGGCTCCACCGGCGTCGGCCATGGCGTCGCCGTGCCCCACGCCCGCCTGCCGGGCCTCGACCGCCTGCGCGGCGTCTTCGTCCGCGTCGAGCAGCCGGTCGAGTTCGGCGCCGTCGACGACCAGCCGGTCGACCTGATGTTCGCCCTCTTCGCGCCGAAGGACGCCGGCGCCCTGCACCTGCGCGCGCTCGCCCGCGTCTCGCGCCTGCTGCGCCAGCCCAAGCTGCGCGAGCAGCTGCGCCACGCCCGCACCGCCGACGCCATCCACGCCCTGCTGGTCCGCGACGAGGCGCTCCGCCCCACCGCGGCCTGAAACCTAGGCCGGCGCCTGCGGAAACTGCACGGCGCCGGTCTCGTCCAGCCAGGCCTTCACCCAGGGCAGGGCGCTCTGCGTCCAGATGTGGTCGGCCGGTTCGAACGTCGCCGGCGCATCCATCGAGGCGAGCGTGAACCCCACCAGCCCCGCCGCCGCCCGCCGGCCAAAGATCGTCACGCCGCAGGCCGGACAGAACCCGCGCTCGACGGCGTCAGAGCTGTTCCACCAGGTCACCGCGCCCGAGACCTCCACGGCCTCGGCCCGGTACTGCGCCCGCGCGTTGAACGGCTGGCCCGTCACCTGCTGGCAGATCCGGCAATGGCACAGCCGCACGTTCAGGGGCTGGCCCTCGGCGCGGTAACGCACGGCGCCGCAGATGCAGCCGCCTTCAAAAATCTGATCGGTCATGATGCGAACCTTAAGGTCTGAGGCGTCCGGGCACTAGACGCGACAAGGGTCACGCTCCTAGATGCGCTCCATGCCCGGCAAGACACTCTATGACAAAATCTGGGACGCCCACGTCGTCGACGAAACGCCCGACGGCGAGGCGATCCTCTACATCGACCTGCACCTGATCCACGAGGTGACGACGCCCCAGGCCTTCGCAGGCCTGCGCGAGGCCGGCCGCCCCGTGCGCCGTCCGGACCGCACCCTGGCGGTGGCCGACCACAACGTCCCCACCGAGGGCCAGAGCCTCGGCGTCGACGCCGTCGCCGACGATGAGGCCCGCCTCCAGCTGCAGACGCTGGGCCGCAACGTCGCCGAATACGGCATTGAATATTTCCCCATGGGCGATATCCGCAACGGCATCGTCCACGTGGTTGGCCCCGAGCAGGGCCGCACCCAGCCCGGCATGACCATCGTCTGCGGCGACAGCCACACCTCCACCCACGGCGCCTTCGGGGCGCTGGCCCACGGCATCGGCACCTCGGAGGTCGAGCATGTGCTCGCCACCCAGACGCTCCGCCAAAAGAAGGCCAGGAACTTCCGCGTCCTGATCGAGGGCACGCCCGGCCCCGGCGTCGGCGCCAAGGACTATGCGCTGGCCGTCATCGGCGCCATCGGCACCGCCGGCGGCACCGGCTCGGTCATCGAATACGCCGGCGACGCGATCCGCGCGCTCTCCATGGAAGGGCGCATGACGCTCTGCAACCTGACCATCGAAGGCGGCGCCCGCGCCGGCCTGGTCGCCCCGGACGAAACCACCTTCCAGTACCTCATGGGCCGCCCCGCCACGCCGAAGGGCGCGGCCTGGGAGATGGCGCTCGCCTACTGGAAGACCTTCTTCTCCGACGACGACGCCGTCTTCGACCGCGAGATCCGCATCGACGCCAGCCAGATCGCCCCCCTCGTCACCTGGGGCACCTCGCCGGAAGACGTCATCGCCATCACCGACATCGTCCCTGACCCGGCCAGCTTCGCCACGCCGGACAAGCGCGCCGCCGCCGCCCGCAGCCTGGAATACATGGGCCTCACCGCCGGCCAGCCGATCAGCGACGCCAGGATCGACGTGGTCTTCATCGGCTCGTGCACCAACAGCCGCATCGAGGATCTGCGCGCCGCCGCCGACATCGCCGCCAAGGCCCTGGCCCGCGGCATGCGCGTCGCGCCGGGCGTCCGCGCCATGGTCGTCCCCGGCTCGGGCCTCATCAAGGCCCAGGCCGAGGACGAGGGCCTCGACGTCATCTTCCGCGACGCCGGCTTCGACTGGCGCGAGCCCGGCTGCTCCATGTGCCTGGCCATGAACCCGGACAAGGTGCCCCCCGGCCAGCGCTGCGCCTCCACCTCCAACCGCAACTTCGAGGGCCGCCAGGGCCGCGGCGGCCGCACCCACCTGGTCAGCCCCGCCATGGCCGCCGCCGCCGCCATCGCCGGCCACCTGGCCGACGTCAGGGAGTACCTCTGATCATGCAGGCCTTCACCCGCCTGGACGCCAAGATCGCGCCCCTGCCCAACGCCAACATCGACACCGACCAGATCATCCCGGCCCAGTTTCTCAAGACCGTGGAGCGCAAGGGCCTTGGCAAGGGCCTGTTCTTCTCCATGCGCTTCGACGACCAGGGCCAGCCGCGCCCCGAGTTCGTGCTGAACAAGCCGGACTATGCGAACGCCCAGGTCCTCGTCGCCGGCGACAACTTCGGCTGTGGCTCCAGCCGCGAGCACGCCCCCTGGGCGCTCATGGACTACGGCATCCGCTGCGTCATCTCGACCAGCTTCGCCGACATCTTCTACAACAACTGCTTCCAGAACGGCCTCCTGCCCGTCGTCCTCACCGCCGAGCAGGTCCAGGACCTGATGGAGGAGGCCAAGGGCGGCAACCACCTGGTCACCGTCGACCTCGAGTCCCAGACCGTCGTCTCGCCCAGCGGCCGCACGTTCACCTTCGCCATCGACGCCAGCCGCAAGGAAAAGATGCTGAAAGGCCTCGACGCCATCGGCGAGACCCTCACGGCCGAGAGTTCCATCGACGTGTTTGAGAGCAAGATGGCGCTGGGGCAGCCCTGGCTGGAACAAGCCTGACCACCGCCTCCAGGGCCCCCTCCCGCCCCGTTCACGGAGGGGTGTGGGAGGGGCCAGCACCAGCCCTATCCAACCAAGTTACCTCGAGCCCCGGCCGCTCCCAAGCTTAACGTCTGACATGCCTTCCGTTGCGCCTTTCATCGTCGCGCTCGTCGTTGTGACCGCCTATTGGGTCGTCCGCCTAGCCTATGTGCTCAAAACCGGCGGTCAGATCTCGTTCCGAGAGAAGGTGCGCCTCTTCGGCGCCGTCGGCGTCGTGTTGAGCATCCCCGTCTATCTGGTGTTCCTCGCCTGAGGACGGGGCATGCAGCCAACGCCACACCCCAGTTAGCCGCGCAGCGGCTATCCGGGCCCCAGGGCCGCCGCACGGCGCCACCACGGCCCATCAGCCGCCCCCAGCGTTCTTGCCGTGTTCCCCCCACACAAGGCGCGCTAAGTGCGCCCCATGGGAGCCAAAGACCCCGACCGCGTCGTCTCCCCGCCCAGCCCCATGACGGCGCCGACCCTGGCTGAAATGCACGTGAGGCGCTGGGAGCTTCGGGCCGACTGCAACCGCTGCAAGGTGCAGCTCCGCGTCAGCCTCCCGGCCATGATCCGCGCCCAAGGCCCCGACGCGATCTGGTG
This is a stretch of genomic DNA from Phenylobacterium immobile (ATCC 35973). It encodes these proteins:
- a CDS encoding citrate synthase/methylcitrate synthase codes for the protein MSDGLEDIVVAQTILSDVDGQAGRLVIRGRSLDELAGRARFEDLANLLFDGFFDDLPADLTASLAATRAEVFKVMPPLDEALLALSPFDAVRALVARLADGDDLATALRLLAGPAVFLPAVLRAQAGKAPLAPTPGLGHAADLLAMLHGRKPSAAEAAALDTYLVTVSDHGLNASTFTARVIAATRAGLVSCGLGGLSALKGPLHGGAPGPVIEMLDDIGEPANARAWLEAAIDRGDRLMGFGHRIYRVRDPRADALKAAVRNLASQGGMAPGRLAFAEAVEAAALAVLKEKKPNRPLDTNVEFYTALLLEALGLPPAAFTCVFGVGRMAGYIAHAREQQATGRLIRPLSTYVGPAPRIAA
- a CDS encoding citrate synthase, with the protein product MDGEWIDAAGACERLGIRPQTLYAYVSRGRLAARADPIDPRRSLYRVGDLEALSARRSRSRKVSEVAAGAIAWGEPVLESQITAVIRGRLYYRGRDAIRLAETETLESVARLLRGGDGVALKRDDRPRPPTGDALRGRLFAALAARAAGDPPALGRSPHVLAVEAATLLDVVADAVCGQVASGAIHIRLAMAWGQGPGGAGADLIRRALVLIADHELNASAFAARVAAATGASLAASALSGLGALSGPRHGTAADAVGLFWDEAERLGPPAAVANRLAEGRTIPGFGHTLYPHRDPRADALLDRLPPAQRGQALEAAVARLAGLAPNVDFALAAIGRALRLPTDAIFGLFAVARTAGWIAHAIEQGQGDTLIRPRARYVGPTPEV
- a CDS encoding undecaprenyl-diphosphate phosphatase; the encoded protein is MPDWIYALILGVVEGLTEFIPVSSTGHLLLAKQALGLPGGFWDTFCVLIQLGAILAVAALYFTRLWAVATGLGSSPAARRFTFSVLAAFLPAAVLGLALHDVIKAVLFESPIVICISLIVGGVILIGIDRFAPAPKQTEAMDLPWKTAFGIGLFQCLAMIPGVSRSGATIVGSMLLGVEKRAAAEFSFFLAIPTMAGAFAVDAWRSRDQIDLDHAWIIAVGFVVSFAVALVVIKAMLAFVSRRGYAPFGWWRILVGAAGLAILSLR
- a CDS encoding complex I NDUFA9 subunit family protein, translated to MQNLVTVFGGSGFIGAQVVRGLAKAGFRIRVAVRQPNLAYAMRLRGDVGQIDVVQANIRNEASVRRALEGASIAINLVGVLYEAGRQTFDDVHTDGTHTIAEVAKAMGVEKLIQMSALGADAQSPSHYARSKAAGEAAVLAVYPDAVIVRPSVVFGVDDKFFNKFAAMAAISPVLPLVGGGHTRFQPVFVGDVAQAITALAGDSAARGVYELGGRQTLTFKELLELMLAETDRRRLLLPLPFAAAKVIGAVGDMVASVIAPPLTSDQVELLRTDNVVSGAYPGLPELGITAATLQAVLPTYLYRYRKGGQYADQEDREMAAL
- a CDS encoding ribonuclease D, with product MTAFLHKGDLPADALVGATAVAIDSETMGLRLGRDPLCVVQLSAGDGDAHIVQLDRSTYDAPNLKRLLTDPNVTKLFHFGRFDIAMFYLHLGVVTAPVYCTKIASKLARTYTDRHGLKDVTRELVGTDLSKAQQSSDWGAEKLSDDQVAYAASDVLHLHALRTRLDAMLVREDRMEMAKACFDFLPHRAILDVRGWEDIDIFAHS
- the lptC gene encoding LPS export ABC transporter periplasmic protein LptC, whose translation is MTAPAFSTDHARRRSDIVRWRRRSRTIRLLRLVLPAAIGGVFLSLGGMVGYNAVVSRAAEPEEGAAPIRLVNPRFAGRDDKGRAFILTAASAVRDKDDYQRVLLEGPALVLDETGPDALRLGSATGVYHEGDRKLELNGGVRIAGARAAFATAASLFDTKTGELVGSGPIHGQGSLGEISAKSYGVYGKGDRIIFKGGVHTRMEQQ
- a CDS encoding LptA/OstA family protein, whose product is MKTLLNLAALTLFAAAAPGLAMAQIAPSSNAPVDITADELEVVNGDCSAIWRGNAEALQDTSRLRADVLRIYNKKGPAKAGGQASCGAMDRMEAEGSVYYVSPQQRVRSNAATYQAASETITMTGDVVAAQGQNVLRGSRMTINTETGKGVMQSDVKGRNKPGRVRGVFYFKDQSQQTKPAAQ
- the lptB gene encoding LPS export ABC transporter ATP-binding protein, producing the protein MSGEGLVVDNIGKSFRGRPVVRGVSLSLKRGEVAGLLGANGAGKTTCFYMITGLIAADYGSIRLDGEDITNQPMYQRARMGLGYLPQETSIFRGMTVEQNVMAVVELRQRDPAKARATVTALLEELHIERLRHSPAVALSGGERRRVEIARALASEPSFMLLDEPFAGIDPLAIADIRDVISYLKKRGIGILITDHNVRETLDIIDRASIIHEGQLLREGTPAEIVDDPEVRRVYLGDRYS
- a CDS encoding exopolysaccharide biosynthesis protein, producing MSQVTQDKPETAQDDDRPGAPGDETSLPLSQLLVDILEGSDERVTVDQLMHMFGGRALGGMLLIFGLFCALPLPPGATTILGAPLLLLAPQMMIGKAAPWLPRRVRTHSIATADLRRALPRALPWLRRLEAISRPRLRFLFAPFGQRLIGMICTLLAIVIILPIPLGNLVPALAVTILSLAVVQRDGLLAIAGYGAVGASMGLLIFAFRLISQAVSHVLTNFAGA